In Burkholderiales bacterium, the following are encoded in one genomic region:
- the rplX gene encoding 50S ribosomal protein L24: protein MRRIRKGDNVIVTTGKDKGRRGSVLRMVDAEHVLVEGINKVKKHQKPNPTKNNPGGIVDKELPIHISNVMLFNPATQKADRVGVKVLDDGRRVRYFKSNGEMVDA from the coding sequence ATGCGCAGAATCAGGAAAGGCGACAATGTTATCGTGACTACCGGCAAGGATAAAGGCCGGCGCGGCTCGGTGTTGCGCATGGTCGATGCCGAGCATGTGCTGGTGGAAGGGATCAACAAGGTAAAAAAGCATCAGAAACCCAATCCCACGAAAAACAACCCCGGCGGTATTGTCGACAAGGAACTGCCGATTCATATTTCCAACGTCATGCTATTTAATCCCGCCACGCAGAAGGCCGACCGTGTCGGCGTTAAAGTACTGGATGACGGGCGCCGGGTGCGTTATTTCAAGTCCAACGGCGAAATGGTCGACGCCTGA
- the rplN gene encoding 50S ribosomal protein L14, translating into MIQMQTVLDVADNTGARSVMCIKVLGGSKRRYAGIGDVIKVSVKEAVPRGRVKKGEIYHAVVVRTAKGVRRVDGSLIKFDGNAAVLLSPKLEPIGTRIFGPVTRELRTERFMKIVSLAPEVL; encoded by the coding sequence ATGATTCAAATGCAGACAGTGCTGGACGTCGCGGACAACACGGGCGCACGTTCCGTCATGTGCATCAAGGTGCTCGGCGGATCGAAGCGCCGTTATGCCGGCATCGGCGACGTTATCAAAGTGAGCGTCAAGGAGGCGGTACCGCGTGGGCGAGTCAAGAAAGGTGAAATCTATCATGCGGTGGTCGTGCGCACCGCGAAAGGAGTTCGCCGCGTGGACGGATCTCTCATCAAATTTGACGGCAACGCGGCGGTGCTGCTGAGCCCCAAACTGGAGCCGATTGGAACGCGGATTTTCGGCCCGGTGACGCGCGAGCTGCGCACCGAGCGCTTCATGAAAATAGTGTCTTTGGCTCCGGAAGTATTGTAA